A segment of the Streptomyces sp. Tu 2975 genome:
TCCCCATGGTGATGGCGTGCTTCAGCGCCAGCGGGATCGCGTTCATGATCAGTTCACGGAGACCGGTGACGACGAGCAGGACGATCACGGCGCCGTAGATGACGCACATGCCCATCGCGTTTTCCCAGGTCATCTCGGGCGCGACCTGGAAGGCCATGACGGCGGAGACGCTGAGTCCCGCGGCCAGGGCGAGCGGCACATTGCCGACGAGGCCCATCACGATGGTGGTCGCCGCGGCGGCGAAGGCGGTTGCGGTGGTCAGCTGATCACCGTCGAGCCTGTTACCGGCCGCGTCGGGCACCGACAGGATCACCGGGTTGAGCAGGATGATGTACGCCATCGCCATGAAGGTGGTGATGCCGCCACGCACCTCCCGGCCGACGGTCGAGCCTCTCTTGGTGATGTGGAAATACCGGTCGAGCCAGGACCGCCCGGCGGGCTGACGCGTTCCCGCGCCGGCATCCTCCGCCGTGGTCCGGGGCTCGGTGGACTGCTGGGTCATGGTGCCTACTCCCAAGGTTCACAGGGGCACCCGCCGTGGAGACTGGTGATGGCGGGATTTGGGATGGTGCTTGGCTGCACGACCCGGGGGACGGCCCGAGACGAACTCGCTCTTCGGGGTACTGCGGTGCTGCTGCGGCCGCGAGCGGTGCGGCACTTGTTCTCCCCGGGCGGCGCGGGCCTGCGGGAAACCGGCTGGTTCCTTGGAGGCATGGCTCGCACCGCCCGGAGAAGTGGGGAGAGGATCAGGTGCCGGTGAGGTGCTCGGGGCGCACCGGCGTCCTGTCCAGTTCCAGTCCCGTCGCGTTCCGGATCGCCGCGAGGACGGCCGGGGTGGACGACAGGGTGGGGGCCTCGCCGATGCCGCGCAACCCGTAGGGGGCGTTGTCGTCGGCGAGTTCGAGCACGTCGACCGGGATGGTCGGCGTGTCGAGGATGGTCGGGATCAGATAGTCCGTGAAGGACGGGTTCCTGACCTTCGCGGTCTTCGGGTCGACGATGATCTCCTCCATGACCGCGACGCCCAGGCCCTGGGTGGTGCCACCCTGGATCTGGCCGATGACGGACAGCGGGTTGAGGGCCTTGCCGACGTCCTGGGCGCAGGCCAGCTCGATCACCTTCACCAGACCGAGCTCGGTGTCCACCTCGACCACCGCGCGGTGCGCGGCGAAGGAGTACTGGACGTGGCCGTTGCCCTGCCCTGTGCGCAGGTCGAACGCCTCGGTGGGGCGGTGGCGCCACTGGGCCTCGATCTCGACGGCCTCGTCGTCCAGCAGCTCCACCAGGTCGGCCAGTACCTCGCCGCCGTCGGTGACGACCTTGCCGCTCTCCAGGAGCAGCTCGGCGGTGGCCCAGGCCGGGTGGTAGCTGCCGAACTTGCGGCGGCCGATCTCGAGGACCTTCTCGCGGACCAGCTCGCAGGAGTTCTTCACGGCGCCGCCGGTGACATAGGTCTGGCGGGAGGCGGACGTGGAGCCCGCGGAGCCGACCTGCGTGTCGGCGGGGCTGATCGTGACCTGCGAGACGCCGAGCTCGGTGCGGGCGATCTGGGCGTGCACGGTGACACCGCCCTGGCCGACCTCCGCCATCGCGGTGTGCACGGTGGCGACGGGCTCGCCCGCGATGACCTCCATGCGCACCTTGGCGGTGGAGTAGTCGTCGAAGCCCTCGGAGAAGCCGACGTTCTTGATGCCGACCGCGTAGCCGACGCCCCGTACGACGCCCTCGCCGTGCGTGGTGTTGGACAGGCCGCCGGGCAGCGCGCGGACGTCCGAGCCCTCGGTGGACTCCCACTGGCGCTCGGGCGGCAGCGGGCGGGCCTTGACGCGGCGCAGCAGTTCGGCGACCGGGGCGGGCGAGTCGACCGGCTGGCCGGTCGGCAGCAGCGTGCCCTGCTCCATGGCGTTGAGCTGCCGGAGCTCGACGGGGTCCATGTCGAGGGCCTTCGCCAGCTTGTCCATCTGCGCCTCGTAGGCGAAGCACGCCTGGACCGCGCCGAAGCCGCGCATGGCGCCGCACGGCGGGTTGTTGGTGTAGAGGGCGATCGCCTCGATGTCGACGTCGTCGATGACGTACGGCCCGACGGAGAGCGAGGAGGCGTTGCCGACGACGGCCGGCGAGGCGGAGGCGTAGGCGCCGCCGTCCAGCACGATCCGGCACTTCATGTGCGTGATCTTGCCGTCGCGGGTGGCGCCGTGCTCGTACCAGAGCTTCGCCGGGTGGCGGTGGACGTGCCCGAAGAAGGACTCGAACCGGTTGTAGACGATCTTGACGGGCTTGCCGGTGCGCAGGGCCAGCAGGCAGGCGTGGATCTGCATCGACAGGTCCTCTCGGCCGCCGAACGCACCGCCGACGCCGGAGAGCGTCATCCGGACCTTGCCCTCGGGCAGGCCGAGGACCGGGGCGATCTGCCGCAGGTCGGAGTGGAGCCACTGGGTCGCGACGTACAGGTCCACGCCGCCGTCCTCTGCCGGCACGGCGAGACCGGACTCGGGTCCGAGGAACGCCTGGTCCTGCATGCCGAAGGTGTACTCGCCGGAGACGATGACGTCGGCGCGCCCGGCGGCCTCGTCGGCGTCGCCGCGCACGATCGGCTGGCGGTGCACGATGTTCGGATGCGGCACATGGCCGGCGTGGTGGTCGTCGCGGCCGGGGTGCAGCAGCGGGGCGTCCGGCGCGGTCGCGGAGGCCTCGTCGGTGACGACGGGCAACTCCTTGTACTCGACCTTGATCTTGGCGGCGGCGCGGCGTGCGGTCTCCGGGTGGTCGGCGGCGACCAGGGCCACGGGCTCGCCGTGGTGGCGTACGACGCCGTTGGCGAGGACCGGGGTGTCCTGGATCTCCAGACCGTAGTTCTTCACGTCGGTCGGCAGGTCGTCGTAGGTGAGGACCGCGTAGACGCCGGCCTGGGCGAGGGCCTCCGAGGTGTCGATGGAGACGATCTCGGCGTGCGCGACCGTGGAGCGCAGGAGCTGGCCCCAGAGCATGTCCTCGTGCCACATGTCGGAGGAGTACGCGAACTCGCCGGTGACCTTGAGGGTGCCGTCGGGCCGGAGCGTGGACTCTCCGATGCCGCCTCTGGTCTTCTGGGTGAGGTTCGTGGGTGTGCCGGTGGTGGCCATCGTCAGACCGTCGCTTCCTGGTTTCCCTGACGGGCGGCCGCGAGGCGCACAGCGTCGAGGATCTTCTCGTAACCGGTGCAGCGGCAGAGGTTGCCGGAGAGCGCTTCGCGGATGTCCTCGTCGGTCGGCGACGGGTTGTGCTCCAGCATCTCGTCGGCGGCGACCAGCAGGCCGGGGGTGCAGAAACCGCACTGCACGGCGCCGGCGTCGATGAACGCCTGCTGGATCGGGGCGAGCTCGGTGCCCTCGCCGGTGTGCGAGTCGGTTCCCTTCGCGCTCCACTGCTGGGCGTCCTGGAGGCTGGTGCCGCAGGCTCCCGTGCCACAGGCACTCTGCTCGCGCTGCCTGGCGTAGTCCGCGAGGCCCTCGACGGTGACGACCTCGCGGCCCTCGACCTGGCCGGCGGCGACCAGGCAGGAGCAGACGGGAACGCCGTCGAGTCTGACGGTGCAGGAACCGCATTCGCCCTGCTCACAAGCGTTCTTCGAACCGGGGAGACCGAGGCGCTCGCGCAGCACGTAGAGCAGGCTCTCGCCCTCCCAGACGTCGTCCGCTTCCTGCCGGCGTCCGTTCACGGTGAAATTGACGCGCATCGTTATGCAGCTCCTTCAAGCGTGCGGGCGGTGCCGCGGTACTGCTCCCAGGTCCAGCCGAGCGTGCGGCGGGCCATGATGCCGACCGCGTGACGGCGGTACTTCGCCGTGCCGCGCACGTCGTCGATCGGGTTGCAGGAGCCGGAGGCGAGCTCCGCGAACTGCTTGGCGATCGACGGGGTGATGATGTCCCCGCTCTCCCAGAATCCGCCCTCTTCGAGCGCGGCGTTCAGGAAGTCCTCCGCGGCCTCGGCGCGGACCGGTGTGGGGGCGGCGGAGCCGATACCGGTGCGCACGGTGCGGGTCTCGGGGTGCAGGGCGAGGCCGAAGGCGCAGACAGCGATCACCATGGCGTTGCGGGTACCCACCTTGGAGTACTGCTGCGGGCCGTCGGCCTTCTTGATGTGGACGGCGCGGATGAGCTCGTCGGCGGCGAGCGCGTTGCGCTTGACGCCCGTGTAGAACTCGTCGATCGGGATCAGGCGGGAGCCGCGTACGGACTCCACCTCGACCTCGGCACCGGCGGCGAGCAGCGCCGGGTGGGCGTCGCCGGCCGGGGACGCGGTGCCGAGGTTGCCACCGACACCGCCGCGGTTGCGGATCTGCGGGGAGGCGACCGTGTGCGACGCCAGCGCGAGCCCGGGCAGCTCCGCGCGCAGGTTCTCCATGATCGCGGTGTACGGGACGGAGGCACCCAGACGGACACTCTCGCCACCGACCTCCCACTCGGTCAGCTCACCGATGCGGTTCAGGTCGAGGAGGTACTCCGGCCGACGGTGGTCGAAGTTGATCTCGACCATCACGTCGGTGCCACCCGCGATGGGGACAGCCGTGGGGTGCTCGGCCTTGGCGGCGAGCGCCTCCTCCCAGCTGGCGGGGCGAAGGAAGTCCATGGGTGGCTCTCTTCTCGATCGGGGTAGTTCGTCGCGGTGGGCCCGGACGGCCGGCCCTCGACGTGTCATATGCCGTCGTTCATCTGCTGTTCACGCGATGTGGTCCAGTACACAAGGCCCGATCCGGACGGTGCAGTCACCGAAACCATGAAGGAGTTGGCTGGTCGCCTCCCTCGTCTTGTAGATTCGAACGAAAGGCGGAGATCAGCAACCTCACCGTTTCCCCCTGGAAACGCCGGCGACAGATCTTTGGCCATGACCGGCAACAACGAGACAGATCGGCGGCGACGAGATGCGGCTGCGCGCACTGCTGGACAACGACGCGCTGGGGCTGCGGCTGCTCGGCGGCGAGGACGAGCTCGACCGCGGGGTCCGTGGCGTGATGACCACGGACCTGCGTGACCCCAGCCGGTACCTGTCCGGCGGCGAACTGGTGCTCACCGGGCTCGCCTGGCGGCACGGCGCGGAGGACTCGGAGCCGTTCGTCCGGATCCTCGCCGCCGCGCAGGTCGCTGGGCTCGCCGCGGGCGAAGCGGAACTCGGCGACATTCCCGACGATCTTGTCCAGGCGTGTTTGCGCCACCGGCTGCCGCTGTTCGCAGTGAACGAATCCGTCGCGTTCGCGACGATCACCGAGTACGTCGTACGGCAGGTCTCCGGCGAACGCGCCGGAGACCTCGCGGCAGTCGTCGACAGACACAGGCGCCTGATGACGTCCGGTCCGGCGGGCGGCGGCCCCGACGCGGTACTGGACCTGCTCGGCTCGGACCTGGACCTCCGGGCATGGGTCCTGTCCGCCACCGGACGGCAGATCGCCGGCGTCGGAGAGGGGCTGCCGCCGGAGGTCGCCGCGACCCTCGCCGGCGAACACCTCGCCGCCGTACGCACCGGCCGGCGCGCCCCGCACCGGACCGTCGTCCGCGGAGCGGCCTACTCCCTCTTCCCGATCCGGAACACCGGAAGGGGCGCCGCGCCGGCCGTCAGGGACGTACGGGAGGGCGTGCTCTCCGACTGGCTGCTGGCCGTGGAGGCGGACGCCGCCGACTGGCCGGAGGCACGGCTCGACCTGCTCCAGGGCGTCACCCAGCTGATCGCCGTGGAAAGGGACCGGCGCGAGGCGGCCCGCACGGTACGGCGGCGGCTCGCCCAGGAGGTCCTGGAACTCGTACAGACCGGCGCGGCCCCCGCCGAGATCGCGGCACGGCTACGGGTCGCCGCACCCGTGCTGCTACCGGGCCTCGGCGCGGCACCGCACTGGCAGGTGATCGTCGCCCGCGTGGACTGGGGCGCCGACTCGACCGTCGGGACCGGGCCGGTGGCCCAGTCGCTCCTCGAGGAGATCCTCGTCGACCCGTCGGCCGCCGGGGCCGAATCCGCCGACCGGATCGCGGTCGCCCACACCGGCGACGAGGCGATCGCCCTCGTGCCACTGCCGGTCGTGGGCCTCGCCGGCCTCGAGGACGAGGACCCGCCCCCGGTCGACGCCGGACTGCACGCCGACGTGCTCCTCGAGTCCGTACGCGCCCCGCTGACCGCCGGTCTGGCCGACGACGGACGCCTCACGCTGGGCGTCAGCGCGGCCGTGCACTCGGCGGAGGCCCTGCGCGGCGCCCTCGAGGAGGCCCGCCACGCCCGCCGGGTGGCCGCGGCACGGCCCGGCCGGGTGTGCGCCGCGGGCCACCACGAACTCGCCTCGCACGTACTGCTGCTGCCGTTCGTCCCCGACGACGTCCGCCGGGCCTTCACGGCCCGCCTGCTCGACCCGCTGCGGGACTACGACCGCCGCCACCGCGCGGAGCTCATCCCCACGCTGGAGGCGTTCCTCGACTCCGACGGCTCCTGGACCCGGTGCGCGACACGCCTGCACCTGCATGTGAACACGCTGCGGTACCGGGTGGGCCGCATCGAGCAGCTGACGGGGCGTGACCTGTCGCGCCTGGAGGACAAGCTGGACTTCTTCCTGGCGTTGCGGATGAGCTGAGGGGGTGGCTGGGCGGGGAGGGGAACAGGCTCCGCCCGCCTACGCCCCCCGCGCCAGCACCCTCGCGAACGCGCCGCCCTCCGCCGTCAGTTCCGCCCACGTCCCCGTCTGCACGACCCGTCCCGACTCCAGCACCGCCACCCGGTCCGCGCTGCGGATCGTCGACGGGCGGTGGGCCACGACCACGGTCGTGCGCAGGGGCGCGCCGGACGTCAGCGCCGACGACACCGCCGCGTCACCCTCGGTGTCGAGGTTGGCCGTCGTCTCGTCCAGGACCAGCACACGCGGGCGCGTCAGCAGGGCGCGGGCGAGGCCGATACGGGCACGCTGGCCGCCGGAGAGGGTCGTGCCGCGTTCACCGACGCGCGTCTCGTGCC
Coding sequences within it:
- a CDS encoding ATP-binding cassette domain-containing protein; its protein translation is MAGVDRIATELPDGHETRVGERGTTLSGGQRARIGLARALLTRPRVLVLDETTANLDTEGDAAVSSALTSGAPLRTTVVVAHRPSTIRSADRVAVLESGRVVQTGTWAELTAEGGAFARVLARGA
- a CDS encoding PucR family transcriptional regulator ligand-binding domain-containing protein; amino-acid sequence: MRLRALLDNDALGLRLLGGEDELDRGVRGVMTTDLRDPSRYLSGGELVLTGLAWRHGAEDSEPFVRILAAAQVAGLAAGEAELGDIPDDLVQACLRHRLPLFAVNESVAFATITEYVVRQVSGERAGDLAAVVDRHRRLMTSGPAGGGPDAVLDLLGSDLDLRAWVLSATGRQIAGVGEGLPPEVAATLAGEHLAAVRTGRRAPHRTVVRGAAYSLFPIRNTGRGAAPAVRDVREGVLSDWLLAVEADAADWPEARLDLLQGVTQLIAVERDRREAARTVRRRLAQEVLELVQTGAAPAEIAARLRVAAPVLLPGLGAAPHWQVIVARVDWGADSTVGTGPVAQSLLEEILVDPSAAGAESADRIAVAHTGDEAIALVPLPVVGLAGLEDEDPPPVDAGLHADVLLESVRAPLTAGLADDGRLTLGVSAAVHSAEALRGALEEARHARRVAAARPGRVCAAGHHELASHVLLLPFVPDDVRRAFTARLLDPLRDYDRRHRAELIPTLEAFLDSDGSWTRCATRLHLHVNTLRYRVGRIEQLTGRDLSRLEDKLDFFLALRMS
- the pucD gene encoding xanthine dehydrogenase subunit D, with product MATTGTPTNLTQKTRGGIGESTLRPDGTLKVTGEFAYSSDMWHEDMLWGQLLRSTVAHAEIVSIDTSEALAQAGVYAVLTYDDLPTDVKNYGLEIQDTPVLANGVVRHHGEPVALVAADHPETARRAAAKIKVEYKELPVVTDEASATAPDAPLLHPGRDDHHAGHVPHPNIVHRQPIVRGDADEAAGRADVIVSGEYTFGMQDQAFLGPESGLAVPAEDGGVDLYVATQWLHSDLRQIAPVLGLPEGKVRMTLSGVGGAFGGREDLSMQIHACLLALRTGKPVKIVYNRFESFFGHVHRHPAKLWYEHGATRDGKITHMKCRIVLDGGAYASASPAVVGNASSLSVGPYVIDDVDIEAIALYTNNPPCGAMRGFGAVQACFAYEAQMDKLAKALDMDPVELRQLNAMEQGTLLPTGQPVDSPAPVAELLRRVKARPLPPERQWESTEGSDVRALPGGLSNTTHGEGVVRGVGYAVGIKNVGFSEGFDDYSTAKVRMEVIAGEPVATVHTAMAEVGQGGVTVHAQIARTELGVSQVTISPADTQVGSAGSTSASRQTYVTGGAVKNSCELVREKVLEIGRRKFGSYHPAWATAELLLESGKVVTDGGEVLADLVELLDDEAVEIEAQWRHRPTEAFDLRTGQGNGHVQYSFAAHRAVVEVDTELGLVKVIELACAQDVGKALNPLSVIGQIQGGTTQGLGVAVMEEIIVDPKTAKVRNPSFTDYLIPTILDTPTIPVDVLELADDNAPYGLRGIGEAPTLSSTPAVLAAIRNATGLELDRTPVRPEHLTGT
- a CDS encoding xanthine dehydrogenase family protein subunit M, which gives rise to MDFLRPASWEEALAAKAEHPTAVPIAGGTDVMVEINFDHRRPEYLLDLNRIGELTEWEVGGESVRLGASVPYTAIMENLRAELPGLALASHTVASPQIRNRGGVGGNLGTASPAGDAHPALLAAGAEVEVESVRGSRLIPIDEFYTGVKRNALAADELIRAVHIKKADGPQQYSKVGTRNAMVIAVCAFGLALHPETRTVRTGIGSAAPTPVRAEAAEDFLNAALEEGGFWESGDIITPSIAKQFAELASGSCNPIDDVRGTAKYRRHAVGIMARRTLGWTWEQYRGTARTLEGAA
- a CDS encoding (2Fe-2S)-binding protein; this encodes MRVNFTVNGRRQEADDVWEGESLLYVLRERLGLPGSKNACEQGECGSCTVRLDGVPVCSCLVAAGQVEGREVVTVEGLADYARQREQSACGTGACGTSLQDAQQWSAKGTDSHTGEGTELAPIQQAFIDAGAVQCGFCTPGLLVAADEMLEHNPSPTDEDIREALSGNLCRCTGYEKILDAVRLAAARQGNQEATV